The genomic region CTTTGATCGCGGGTTCTGATTCTTCATCTTTATCATAATCGTCAGCTAATGCAGAAGAAATTTTACTATTTACTATTTCATTTACAAAAGAAGAGAAAGCTCGTTTTACCACAGGCGTAAATTTTTCAATTATTCTCTGAGTCTTTTGACCATCGTATATATCCGCTAAAATAAATCGAACAAAGTCTTCTGTCGGAGATTCAAACTGTTTTGTTAAGATGTTTTTTATTTGACTGCTATATTTAAGCTCTTCGGCAGTACTAAATATTTTGTCCTTATCAAAATTATCTTTACAAAATTTTTTTAATTCATTGATGGAAGAATCTTTTAAATTTGCCATGTCTATTTCTAGAAATGGCACAAGATCCATTTTGTTTGATTCTTCTAAATCTGTATAAAAACGATATATTATGCCATTTGTAAGAATGCCAAATTTAGCAGGAGATGTCCCGAAATATCTAAAAAGTTGAGACGAATGTTTGTCGAGTTGCTCTGAGCAACTTTTGCATTCGACTAAAATATTCGGCTGTCCATTTTCAAGGATTGCATAATCAACCTTTTCGCCTTTTTTAATTCCTACATCAGCAATATACTCTGGGCAAAATTCATTTGGATTGAAAACATCATACCCAAGAAGTTGAAATAAAGGCACTACAAGAGACATTTTTGTGGATTCTTCTGTAGTGATGGTGTCTTTTAAAGACAGTATCCTTTCTGAAAATTGTTTAATTACATCATTGAACTCCATACATTTTCCTCTCTTTCATATTTTATAAATCATCACCATATAGATAGTGGTGTTCAGCTCGGTGGAACATATCACAATGTTCCTGAATAAATTCAACACGTTTCTGATCACGAGCAATCCGCTTCTTTAATCGTCTTCGTTCCACTTGCAGTTGTTTGATGCGATCAAGATAGATTTGAGCCGGTTCTGGATCTTTGTGTGGATGATGAGCATAGTATTCAATTTCTTGTACATTACCTTTTAAAAAGTCATCTTTTGTTATATGACTCATGGCATGCTCATATGCCTTAAGCTGAGATTCATAATTCAATCCGGCATTGATCAGTATTGTGTAGCTTCCGTCTTCGTTCGGAACAACCATTTCATTTCCTTTTTTACTAGGAAAGTCCATAAGAACGACATTAACATCCGGTGTCGTCAATATCACCACGTTCCTTTCGTTTAAGCGCGAGAGCCATGCTATGCAGAGCTTTTAAGTCGTCCGGATCCATATCTTTCTGGACATCGAACAGCGCTTTCAGTTCTTTGTTTTCAAATATCTCTTGTGCTACCTGCGCAGTTTCATCATTTAAATAATACTTTTCTGTATCTGATTCATTTCCTGTCATTAAATAGTCGACAGATACATTGAAGTAATCAGCAATTTTCTTTATTTTCGTAGCATTAGGTGTACTGTTTCCTAATTTACTGATATACCCCTTTCCGAATCCAAGAGTTTCTTCGAGCTTGTTCATTGATATTCCATAGTCTTTGCACAAGCTTTTAATACGTTCTTTCATATTTTTGGGCCCTTTCTGAAAAAATCGCAAAAACTTCTTGACATTCTGAATATATCGCGTATAATAAAATTACAAGTTCTGAAAAAATCGCAAAAATAATCAGAATGGCAAATATGCTATTTATTTGTTTGTGGTAATTCAAATTATAGGATATTTTCAGAAGTTAGTCAATAATATTTAGTGATTTTTTCAGAACTTATATTGAAAAAGGAGGTGTAAATTTGATTTACGAAAATATTTGTAAACTTGCAAAAGAACGTGGGATTTCGATTAACAAGTTAGAGGAAAAAGCAAATGTATCGACGGGCAGTATTTGCAAATGGGGAAATAGTGTGAGTCCAACAGTTAAAAACATTAAGAAAGTAGCCGATATTCTGAAATGTACTGTGGATGAATTAATTTCAGCAACAGATGAAACAGGTTCAGAAGAAGGGAGGAAATAAATTGGAAATCGCGGTTGGCCTGTATATTGTTGGAATTACTTTAATAATGGGATATCTGATAAACAAATATCCCAGAGAAACGATAGCTATTATATTCCTTTACATAATGGTGCTATTACAAGTTGTCCAAAAATATTTTCAACAGAAATAGTAAGAACAACATATACGCAACAATCAAAAGACGTGTGGACAAGAAACCTAGTATTAGACTGAAAAAGGCAATTGCTGGTAATTCAATCCATATACAAGCGAATATCATGCGGATTTTTGAATGATATTGTTCGTAGTTGATCCGATAAGAAATGCTGCGGACAGGAATATGTGCTTGCTTACATAAATTGTCATATGTTTTTGAAATTTGATCACAAATTCGAAACCATTGATTATAGCCATATTTATTCTCCTGCAGAGCAGATGGTTTTTCAAGCCAACGAATCTCTTGACGTAAAACGGGGTCAATAAGAAGAGAGTGTGAATTTTCTAATTCATAGTATTTAGAAAGAAAGGGGGATATATCATCGAGAGATACTTCTTTGTAAAGAAAAGGTTCAATTTCTAAAAAGAGTGGGTGATAGACCTTATCGAGTCTTTCACGAGCTACAGTAGAGAGATTAGAGTTTCGACTAATTAGTAAAGTAAAGATGCCAAGCGTGAGCGTGACAGATGGTTCTAATAAAATATTTATAATTTTTCCTAAATTAATGTTTGATACAAACGAAAGCATGTCAATTTTCCTTTCATCATTTGATAGGAAAATTATAACAGAGAACCGCAACAAGTACAAACAGTGATACATAACCTATAAAGAGGTGATGCAGTTTGAAACATATAAACATCGTGATCATCGATGGAGTAGAAAGAGACATGGCTACATTATCTGCAGAGGAGCGAGCAAAGATTGTGAATGAGTTGAATCGTGTAGCTGTTGGATATCTGGGATACCAGAAAGAGAAAACCGCTTAGGCGGTAGAAGGGAGGACAAGCATGAAAAGAAGAGGACCAAGAACAAAATGGCAGAGAATCATCAGAGAAACGGTGTTAGAGATTCTGATCGGTGCCGCAATCGGACTTGCATTTGATGCAATGTTATTTATCTGGTTGCTTGTAAGGTGAAGGAGGTGAGGACGTTGCAAGGAGAAATCAAAAAAGAGCACCCGTATAAGCCGGCAAGCTTTGGGCGCTCAGAAAATTAGTCAACTATATTATATGAGAAGAAAGGGAATTAGTCAAATGATTAAAGCAATATCACAGTCCGTTTGTAGCGGAATAACGGGATGCCAGGTAGAATTACTTGGATCAGGAGCAGAACTGATAAAGGAATATAAAGAAGTTACAGCGGCAATGTATAGATCACTTCGCGGACATATGCCAGAAGAACTGGCAAAGGAAGTTCTGGTAAGTATTACAAAGGAAGCCATTAAACAGGCGGAGGAGAAAAGATGAAGACGCTGAAAATTACAACGGATAGTAAGATATCGATCATCGATCTGAATTTTGATCATGAAAGCTTGAGAGAAGAAGTTGGCGGATATGTAGAGTTGGTGAGAACTCAGAAATTACGGGATTATTTCAAAACCAAAGTAGTCATGATCGTTGATGAAGAAGGTCTTGTGAAGAATCTTCCGGTGAATCCGATGGGATGCTATTTTTACGACACGGACAAACATGGGAATCCTATTGTAGGAGATGTGATCTTAGGCCTGCTGGTTGGATTCGATATGCATGTTACCGGGTTAGGTGATCGGGATGCAGAGCAGTGGATGGAGAAGATGTTAAAAGATTTTCCTATATTGAAAAGAGGAGATGAATAGAGATGGCAGATAGTATCAAGATTAATAAGTTGGAAATTGAAAATGTAAAGAGAATCAAAGCCGTAAAGATTGAACCGACAAAGAACGGATTAACGATCGTCGGTGGGAATAACAATCAGGGAAAGACTTCTGTATTGGATTCTATTGCCTGGGCACTCGGAGGGGATAGATATAAGCCTTCCAATGCAACCAGAGACGGATCAACGATACCGCCAAATTTACATATTGTTATGAGCAATGGTTTGGTTGTAGAGCGCAAAGGAAAGAACAGCAGCTTAAAGGTAACAGATCCGAACGGAAACAAAGGCGGACAGCAGCTGCTCAATGATTTTGTAGAACAGTTGGCGCTGGATCTTCCGAAGTTTATGGAATCCTCCGGAAAAGAAAAAGCGCAGACATTATTAAAAATTATTGGTGTGGGTGATCAGCTGACAGCTTTAGAGCAACAGGAAAAAGAACTTTACAATGAAAGATTGTATGTAGGACGTACAGCTGATCAGAAAGTAAAGTTTGCAAAAGAACAGCCGTATTATCCGGATGCTCCGAAAGATCTGGTGTCTCCATCAGATCTGATTAAACAGCAGCAGGAGATTCTTGCAAGAAACGGTAAGAATGAGGAATACCGCCGGAATGCAGTGAATATGAAAGCGGAATACGATTCCCTGAATATGGAGATTGAGAATCTCAGAAAGATGCTTCAGAAGAAGATGGAACGGCATGAGGCATTATCAGAAGCTTTGGAAGCAGCCAATAAAACGGTAAGTGAGCTCCATGATGAATCAACAGCAGAGCTGGAAGCAAGCATCGCCAATATCGAAGAAATCAATCGTAAAGTCAGAGCGAATCTGGATAAGGATAAGGCAGAGGAAGATGCCAGGGCTTATCAGGACCAGTACAATGAACTGACAAAGAAGATTGAAGGTGTGAGAGATCAGAAGACAGAACTTTTGAATGCTGCAGATCTTCCATTACCGGAATTGTCTGTAAAAGAAGGTGAGCTTATATATAAAGGCCAGCAGTGGGATAACATGTCTGGATCTGACAGACTTAAGGTCTCCACTGCAATTGTTCGAAAGTTGAATCCGAAATGTGGATTCGTGTTATTGGACAAGCTGGAACAGATGGATTTAGTAACATTGAATGAATTTGGACAGTGGCTGGAACAGGAAGGCTTACAGGCGATTGCCACAAGAGTCAGCACCGGAGATGAATGCAGTATCATCATTGAAGATGGTTATGTAGTCAAAGACCTGGAAGCCGGTAAAGCAGAAGCTCCGGCAGCTCCAACATGGAAAGCAGGTGTATTTTAATGGAAATTACGAGAGGAAAAATCCAGAAAGCAAAAAAAGTTGTGATCTATGGTCCTGAAGGTATTGGTAAATCAACATTCGCAGCAAGATTTCCGGGAGCAGTGTTTATTGATACAGAAGGAAGTACTAACGATATGGATGTGGCAAGACTGCCACGTCCTACCAGTTGGAACATGCTTTTTGATGAAATCGAATATATCAAGACGCATACAGATGAGTGCAGAACGTTGGTAATCGATACCGTTGACTGGGCAGAATTGCTTTGCGTGGAACATATTTGTGCTGTTCATAACAAGAAAGGAATTGAAGATTTCGGCTATGGAAATGGATATGTCTACACAAAAGAAGAGTTCGGACGGTTCTTAAATAAGCTGTCGGATCTGATTGAGGTTGGCATTAATGTGGTCCTGACAGCTCATGCACAGCTTCGGAAATTCGAACAGCCGGATGAACTTGGAGCTTATGACCGTTGGGAATTAAAGCTTGGAAAAAAGACACAGTCCCAGACTTCTCCACTGGTTAAGGAATGGGCGGATATGCTGCTTTTTGCAAATTACAAGACATTTTCTGTAGCGGTAGGGAAAGACGGTAAGAAACATAAAGGACAGGGTGGCAAGCGTACCATGTACACCCAGCATCATCCGTGCTGGGATGCAAAGAACCGTTTCGGATTACCAGAAGAATGTGAATTTGATTATTCTGTGATTGCAGAGATTATCGAAGGAACAAAGAAATCTGTGCCGGCTCCTAAAGAAGAAAAGCCGATTGAAATTCAGAAACCATCAGTAAAAGATAATGATTTTATGAATATTCCAAAGGATACAGATGAAAAAGTTGATTTCGATACGGGCGCCAAGGTTGAAGAACCGGTTAAATCAACGGGCACGAAAGTGGAAGATTCTGTATTCCATATTGCAGAGTATATTCCAAAAGCATTAAGAGATCTGATGTATCCAAATTTAGTTTCAGAAGAAGAACTTATGGAAGCAGTATATCAGAGAGGCTTCTTCCCGAAAGGAACGCCCTTTCAGAATCTGCCACAGGAATTTATTGACGGCTGCCTGATCGGAGCATGGCCGCAGGTATTAGATGTAATCAAAACAATGCGGAGTCATTATGATATTCCGTTTGATAAATAAACAGGAGGTATAGATATATGAGTGAAGAATTAAAAGGAAGAGAGTTAGGCTGGGATGATGAAATTGAGAAAGGAGCCGATTATGTGCTCCTTCCGGAAGGTGAATATGATTTCACAATCGAAAGCTTTGAACGTGGACGTTTTGAAGGAAGTGATAAGGCACCGGCATGCCCAAGAGCAGAATTAAAAGTGAAAGTGGAAACTTCGGAAGGTGTGTGCATAATGAATGAGAGTCTTTTATTGTACGACCGTATGCAGTGGAAACTTGCAGAATTCTTCTTGTCTATTGGTGCAGAAGAAGTAAATGGTAAAGTAAAAATGAACTGGAATATTGTCCCAAGAGCAACAGGTCGTGCAATCATCGAACAGCGTGCGGATCGTAAAGATTCAAGTAAAAAATATAATCATGTGAAGAAATTCCTCCCAAAAGCAAAAAAAGAATATAAGGCAGGATCATTTTAAATGGAGCTCCGACCATATCAGCAGCAGGCGAAGGATGCTATTTTCTCTGAATGGGAGAACGGTATCAAGAAAACGCTGCTGGTGTTGCCAACGGGATGCGGAAAAACAATTGTCTTTGCAAAGGTTGCAGAAGAATGTGTTAAGGGAGGAAGCCGCGTCCTGATACTGGCGCATAGAGGTGAACTGCTGGATCAGGCTGCAGATAAAATCGGTAAGTCCACAGGACTCGGCTGTGCAACCGAAAAGGCAGAACAGACATGTTTAGGAAGCTGGTTCCGGATTGTAGTAGGATCCGTACAGAGTATGATGCGAGAGAAAAGATTGAACCAGTTTCCAAATGATTATTTCAATACGATCATCATTGATGAAGCACATCATTGTATTTCAGATAGTTACCAGAAAGTATTGAGACATTTTCCGGATGCGGAAGTCCTTGGTGTAACTGCTACACCGGATCGAGGAGATATGCAAAATCTTGGTACAGTATTTGAAAGCCTGGCTTATGAGTATACTTTGCCAAAAGCAATCAAAGAAGGTTATCTGTCTCCCATAAAAGCAGTAACGATACCACTTAAGATTGATATGTCTGCAGTGGGAGTACAGGCCGGTGACTTCAAGAGCGGTGATATTGCAACAGCATTGGATCCATATCTGGAGAGCATTGCTGAAGAAATGGAAAAGTACTGTAGCAATAAGAAGACGGTTGTGTTTCTTCCACTTGTGAAGACCAGTCAGAAATTCCGGGATATATTAAACAATCATGGGTTTAAAGCTGCGGAAGTAAATGGAGATAGTAAGGACCGTGCAGAGATCTTAGAGGCATTTGATAAGGATCAGTACAATGTACTCTGCAATTCGATGCTGCTTACAGAAGGGTGGGATTGTCCTAGCGTGGATTGCATTGTGGTATTAAGACCGACAAAAGTCAGAAGTTTGTATTGTCAGATGGTAGGTCGTGGAACCAGATTGTCACCAGAAACCAATAAAGATCATCTTTTATTATTGGATTTTCTGTGGCACACAGAACGGCATGAGTTATGCCATCCGGCATCATTGATCTGCGAGAGTGCAGAAGTAGCACAGAAAATGACAGAGAACATGGAAAAGGATGCAGGATGCGTGATTGATATCGAAGAGGCGGAAAAGACAGCATCTGAGGATGTAGTAGCACAGAGAGAAGAGGCATTGGCTAAGCAGCTTTCTGAGATGAAGAGACGCAAGAAAAGGCTGGTAGATCCGCTGCAGTTTGAAATGAGTATTCAGGCAGAAGATCTTTCCGGATACGTGCCTGCATTTGGATGGGAGATGGCTCCACCGTCAGAAGGTCAGAAAAAGACACTTGAAAAGTTAGGGATTCTTCCGGATGCAATTGAAAATGCCGGGAAAGCATCCAAGATTCTGGATCGTTTAGATAAACGTAGAAGAGAGGGGTTAACCACCCCGAAACAGATACGTTTTTTGGAAAGCAGAGGATTTCAGCATGTGGGAACCTGGCAATTTGAAACAGCAAAAAATATGATTGACCGAATCGCTGGCAATGGTTGGAGGGTGCCAAGTGGTATCATTCCGGCAGAATATAGAGGATAAATATGGAACAGCATACAGACTTACAGGAAATAATTGAATATTTGAATCCGGCTGAGCTTGATTACCAGGATTGGGTGAATGTGGGAATGGCATTAAAACATGAAGGCTATTCTGTAGATGTATGGGATACATGGAGTAAAAATGACCGGCGGTATCACTCAGGAGAATGTGAGAAAAAGTGGAATACTTTCCATGGCTCTAATTCTCCGGTTACTGCCGGTACAATTGTTCAGTTAGCCATGGAGAATGGCTGGAAGCCTTCATATACAGCATATGAACTTGGCTGGGATGATGAGATTAGTGCAGAATGTCTTGTGGTAGATCGGTCATGGGTAGAAGGTAAAGAAATACATGAACCTAGAAACTGGGACCCAGTAAATGAGATTACCCGGTATCTGGAAACACTGTTTGATCCAGGAGAAAATGTCGGATATGTAACGGGAAGCTGGGAGAAGACAGATGATAAAGGAACACGCTGGTTACCACAGAAGGGCTGTTGGGACCGTACTGCCGGACAACTGATAGAAGCTTTAAACCATTGCAATGGCGACATAGGCGCTGTTCTTGGTGACTATAATCAAGAGGCGGGAGCGTGGATCCGCTTTAATCCATTAGATGGAAATGGATGTAAAAATGAAAATGTGACAGAATTCCGTTATGCATTGGTCGAGTCTGATGCCATGGATTTGGAACAACAGCATGCGATTATCCGGGAACTAGAACTTCCGGTCGCATGTCTGGTATTTTCCGGAAAGAAAAGCTTGCATGCTATCGTTCATGTGGAAGCTGCAGACTATAATGAATATCGAAAACGTGTGGAGTACTTATATAACATTTGTAAGAAAAATGGATTGATTATAGATACTCAGAATAAGAATCCATCACGTCTTTCGAGACTTCCAGGAGTAATGCGAGCCGGTAAGAAACAGTATATTATCGACACCAATATTG from Dorea longicatena harbors:
- a CDS encoding helix-turn-helix domain-containing protein; translated protein: MKERIKSLCKDYGISMNKLEETLGFGKGYISKLGNSTPNATKIKKIADYFNVSVDYLMTGNESDTEKYYLNDETAQVAQEIFENKELKALFDVQKDMDPDDLKALHSMALALKRKERGDIDDTGC
- a CDS encoding DEAD/DEAH box helicase, encoding MELRPYQQQAKDAIFSEWENGIKKTLLVLPTGCGKTIVFAKVAEECVKGGSRVLILAHRGELLDQAADKIGKSTGLGCATEKAEQTCLGSWFRIVVGSVQSMMREKRLNQFPNDYFNTIIIDEAHHCISDSYQKVLRHFPDAEVLGVTATPDRGDMQNLGTVFESLAYEYTLPKAIKEGYLSPIKAVTIPLKIDMSAVGVQAGDFKSGDIATALDPYLESIAEEMEKYCSNKKTVVFLPLVKTSQKFRDILNNHGFKAAEVNGDSKDRAEILEAFDKDQYNVLCNSMLLTEGWDCPSVDCIVVLRPTKVRSLYCQMVGRGTRLSPETNKDHLLLLDFLWHTERHELCHPASLICESAEVAQKMTENMEKDAGCVIDIEEAEKTASEDVVAQREEALAKQLSEMKRRKKRLVDPLQFEMSIQAEDLSGYVPAFGWEMAPPSEGQKKTLEKLGILPDAIENAGKASKILDRLDKRRREGLTTPKQIRFLESRGFQHVGTWQFETAKNMIDRIAGNGWRVPSGIIPAEYRG
- a CDS encoding DUF3846 domain-containing protein, giving the protein MKTLKITTDSKISIIDLNFDHESLREEVGGYVELVRTQKLRDYFKTKVVMIVDEEGLVKNLPVNPMGCYFYDTDKHGNPIVGDVILGLLVGFDMHVTGLGDRDAEQWMEKMLKDFPILKRGDE
- a CDS encoding AAA family ATPase, which codes for MADSIKINKLEIENVKRIKAVKIEPTKNGLTIVGGNNNQGKTSVLDSIAWALGGDRYKPSNATRDGSTIPPNLHIVMSNGLVVERKGKNSSLKVTDPNGNKGGQQLLNDFVEQLALDLPKFMESSGKEKAQTLLKIIGVGDQLTALEQQEKELYNERLYVGRTADQKVKFAKEQPYYPDAPKDLVSPSDLIKQQQEILARNGKNEEYRRNAVNMKAEYDSLNMEIENLRKMLQKKMERHEALSEALEAANKTVSELHDESTAELEASIANIEEINRKVRANLDKDKAEEDARAYQDQYNELTKKIEGVRDQKTELLNAADLPLPELSVKEGELIYKGQQWDNMSGSDRLKVSTAIVRKLNPKCGFVLLDKLEQMDLVTLNEFGQWLEQEGLQAIATRVSTGDECSIIIEDGYVVKDLEAGKAEAPAAPTWKAGVF
- a CDS encoding helix-turn-helix domain-containing protein, which gives rise to MIYENICKLAKERGISINKLEEKANVSTGSICKWGNSVSPTVKNIKKVADILKCTVDELISATDETGSEEGRK
- a CDS encoding type I restriction endonuclease, which codes for MEFNDVIKQFSERILSLKDTITTEESTKMSLVVPLFQLLGYDVFNPNEFCPEYIADVGIKKGEKVDYAILENGQPNILVECKSCSEQLDKHSSQLFRYFGTSPAKFGILTNGIIYRFYTDLEESNKMDLVPFLEIDMANLKDSSINELKKFCKDNFDKDKIFSTAEELKYSSQIKNILTKQFESPTEDFVRFILADIYDGQKTQRIIEKFTPVVKRAFSSFVNEIVNSKISSALADDYDKDEESEPAIKEPASKIVTTEDEIESFYIIRGLLAGIVPVEDIVHRDTESYFGILYKDNNRKPICRLNLDARNKQLLIPDANKKFERIYIDSLNDLYKYKNRLIEVVKRYM
- a CDS encoding ATP-binding protein; translated protein: MEITRGKIQKAKKVVIYGPEGIGKSTFAARFPGAVFIDTEGSTNDMDVARLPRPTSWNMLFDEIEYIKTHTDECRTLVIDTVDWAELLCVEHICAVHNKKGIEDFGYGNGYVYTKEEFGRFLNKLSDLIEVGINVVLTAHAQLRKFEQPDELGAYDRWELKLGKKTQSQTSPLVKEWADMLLFANYKTFSVAVGKDGKKHKGQGGKRTMYTQHHPCWDAKNRFGLPEECEFDYSVIAEIIEGTKKSVPAPKEEKPIEIQKPSVKDNDFMNIPKDTDEKVDFDTGAKVEEPVKSTGTKVEDSVFHIAEYIPKALRDLMYPNLVSEEELMEAVYQRGFFPKGTPFQNLPQEFIDGCLIGAWPQVLDVIKTMRSHYDIPFDK